Proteins from one Rubripirellula tenax genomic window:
- a CDS encoding NAD(+)/NADH kinase codes for MNSHFGIGTLELALWGGNFNPPGNHHIEIARALARVAERVVIVPAGPRAEKREQNAIASTFRAALVDLAFRDIDRVELDFSDLENQVFTSNDELARRYSDADVWHVVPREFVDGGATEESMIQQYWEQSGDLWKSAKFLIVHPKNHPPSVADLPPNYRLLEVNAEGRSQDIRVALVRGENVSHQIDPAVLNFIETRGLYRLSSPAHSRTISLQGKSGHVYFDKRNVAASDWAQRFNSVSIDRADYVIALGGDGTMLQAIGKFWERRIPFFGVNFGHVGFLLNDREDVSSSSFPSEDVIVRDLPMLRVESLLTDGSTSVGLAFNDAWLERSTGQTAWLEVKVDDQVRFKKLVCDGVLTCTAAGSTAYASSMGATPMLADTEAWMLVGSNVMTPRNWKSAPISMNSSITVRNLDPDKRPVRGFIGGTSLGDVLEMRIRPSRTAFVELAFLPEHDMSRKIADVLFPNT; via the coding sequence TTGAACTCGCATTTTGGAATCGGCACGTTGGAACTGGCACTTTGGGGCGGCAACTTCAATCCGCCTGGAAATCATCACATCGAGATCGCGCGTGCGCTCGCAAGAGTCGCCGAGCGGGTTGTGATCGTGCCAGCGGGACCGCGCGCCGAAAAACGTGAACAGAATGCGATCGCCAGCACGTTTCGCGCAGCCCTAGTCGATCTCGCGTTTCGAGATATCGATCGCGTCGAGTTGGATTTTTCGGACTTAGAAAACCAAGTCTTCACCAGCAACGACGAACTCGCACGTCGCTACTCCGACGCCGACGTCTGGCATGTCGTTCCCCGAGAATTCGTCGATGGCGGCGCGACCGAAGAATCCATGATCCAACAGTACTGGGAACAGTCGGGCGATCTGTGGAAGTCCGCAAAATTCCTTATCGTCCATCCAAAGAATCACCCGCCAAGCGTCGCCGATCTGCCGCCGAATTATCGATTGTTGGAAGTCAACGCCGAGGGACGATCACAAGACATCCGCGTTGCCTTGGTGCGTGGCGAGAACGTGTCGCATCAAATCGATCCCGCGGTGCTGAACTTCATCGAGACGCGCGGTCTGTATCGATTGAGCTCGCCGGCGCACAGCCGAACGATTTCGCTGCAGGGTAAAAGCGGGCACGTCTACTTTGACAAGCGTAACGTGGCCGCGTCGGACTGGGCGCAACGGTTCAACAGCGTCTCGATCGACCGGGCCGACTACGTGATCGCCCTGGGTGGTGACGGAACGATGTTGCAAGCGATTGGAAAGTTCTGGGAGCGACGGATTCCGTTTTTCGGCGTCAACTTTGGACACGTCGGATTTTTGCTGAACGACCGAGAAGACGTGTCGTCGTCGTCGTTCCCTTCCGAGGATGTGATCGTGCGCGATCTGCCAATGTTACGAGTCGAGTCGCTGTTGACGGACGGTTCAACATCGGTCGGCTTAGCGTTTAATGACGCTTGGCTTGAACGGTCCACCGGACAGACGGCTTGGTTGGAAGTCAAGGTTGACGACCAGGTCCGATTCAAAAAGCTGGTTTGCGACGGCGTCCTGACTTGTACCGCAGCCGGCTCGACGGCATATGCGTCGTCGATGGGAGCGACTCCCATGCTGGCGGACACCGAAGCGTGGATGTTGGTGGGGTCCAACGTGATGACTCCGCGAAATTGGAAGTCGGCGCCGATCTCCATGAACTCGTCCATCACCGTTCGGAACCTCGACCCAGACAAACGCCCCGTCCGTGGCTTCATCGGCGGCACGTCTCTTGGGGATGTTTTGGAAATGCGGATCCGACCGTCGCGAACCGCGTTCGTCGAGCTCGCGTTCCTGCCCGAGCACGACATGTCACGCAAAATCGCCGACGTCTTGTTTCCCAACACGTGA
- a CDS encoding rhomboid family intramembrane serine protease — MSRVVVHQTDSRRQCSDLRLALAAVGIAGEGVMRDGSWSLLVDESNQSAAIDEIEGYLRDNAESVVTTTRPLRLYGGALAGVFAYAVIVNAITVTAWTPPLDQAWNEFGRMKAGDVMSGQWWRAFTALSLHVDLQHWLSNLAFGGVFGFLVGRVLGGGVGWLAILLAGGIGNYLNAMMRDADHGSIGASTAVFGALGVMVAHAMAPRTRSTQSAMKRYSPLVGGVLMFAMLGIGDERTDVGAHASGLFAGFVIGWIACRMPEQWLARGDVQWGAGTIAVGILALSWIVALS; from the coding sequence TTGTCACGAGTCGTCGTCCACCAAACCGATTCGCGTCGACAATGCAGTGACTTGCGATTGGCGCTGGCGGCCGTTGGGATCGCGGGCGAGGGCGTCATGCGAGACGGAAGCTGGTCGTTGCTGGTCGATGAATCGAATCAGTCGGCGGCGATTGACGAGATCGAAGGGTATCTGCGCGACAATGCCGAGTCCGTTGTGACAACCACTCGGCCGCTGCGTTTGTACGGCGGTGCTTTGGCCGGCGTGTTTGCGTACGCGGTGATCGTCAATGCGATTACCGTGACGGCTTGGACGCCGCCGCTTGACCAAGCCTGGAACGAATTTGGACGGATGAAGGCCGGCGATGTGATGTCCGGTCAATGGTGGCGTGCCTTCACTGCGCTTTCATTGCATGTTGATCTTCAGCATTGGCTATCGAATCTCGCCTTCGGTGGCGTTTTCGGGTTCTTGGTCGGCCGTGTGCTTGGTGGTGGCGTCGGTTGGTTAGCGATTTTGTTGGCCGGAGGCATTGGGAACTACCTCAACGCAATGATGCGTGACGCGGATCACGGTTCGATTGGTGCTTCGACCGCCGTGTTTGGGGCATTGGGCGTCATGGTCGCGCACGCGATGGCGCCGCGGACTCGGTCGACTCAATCGGCGATGAAGCGTTACAGTCCGTTGGTTGGCGGAGTCCTGATGTTCGCGATGTTGGGCATCGGCGACGAGCGGACGGATGTTGGCGCACACGCATCGGGACTATTCGCCGGATTTGTGATCGGCTGGATCGCCTGCCGGATGCCCGAACAGTGGTTGGCACGCGGGGATGTTCAGTGGGGCGCCGGGACGATCGCCGTCGGAATCTTGGCGTTGTCGTGGATCGTCGCACTGTCGTAG